One genomic region from Streptomyces sp. Li-HN-5-11 encodes:
- a CDS encoding cytochrome ubiquinol oxidase subunit I, with translation MNLALAPETLARWQFGITTVYHFLFVPLTISLAALTAGLQTAWVRTEKEKYLRATKFWGKLFLINIAMGVVTGIVQEFQFGMNWSDYSRFVGDVFGAPLAFEALIAFFFESTFIGLWIFGWDKLPKKIHLACIWMVSLGTILSAYFILAANSWMQHPVGYRINKAKGRAELTDVGAVLTQNTALSQAFHTLSAAFLTGGAFMVGIAAYHLARKKHVTTMKTSLRLGLVTVVVAGLLTAVSGDVLGKVMFKQQPMKMAAAEALWDGQKPAPFSIFAYGNVEKGHNTVAIEIPGLLSFLANDDFGSYVPGINDVNKAEQQKFGPGDYRPNIPVTFWGFRWMIGFGMSSFAIGLAGLWLTRKKFLLPQHLRVGDDEVPHLVLFRNKALSPRLTTWYWRIAIWTLAFPLIANSWGWIFTEMGRQPWVVYGVLQTRHAVSPGVSQGEVITSMTVFTLLYAILAVVEVKLLAKYVKAGPPELTEADLNPPTKIGGDLRDADKPMAFSY, from the coding sequence GTGAACCTGGCTTTGGCGCCGGAGACACTGGCGCGCTGGCAGTTCGGCATCACGACCGTCTACCACTTCCTGTTCGTGCCCCTGACCATCTCGCTGGCCGCCCTGACGGCCGGACTGCAGACCGCCTGGGTGCGCACGGAGAAGGAGAAGTACCTCAGGGCGACGAAGTTCTGGGGCAAGCTCTTCCTGATCAACATCGCCATGGGTGTGGTCACCGGCATCGTGCAGGAGTTCCAGTTCGGTATGAACTGGTCGGACTACTCCCGCTTTGTCGGTGACGTCTTCGGTGCCCCGCTCGCCTTCGAGGCCCTGATCGCGTTCTTCTTCGAATCCACGTTCATCGGCCTGTGGATCTTCGGGTGGGACAAGTTGCCCAAGAAGATCCACCTGGCGTGCATCTGGATGGTGTCGCTCGGCACGATCCTGTCGGCGTACTTCATCCTCGCGGCCAACTCGTGGATGCAGCACCCCGTCGGCTACCGGATCAACAAGGCCAAGGGACGCGCGGAGCTCACCGACGTCGGGGCTGTCCTGACCCAGAACACGGCGCTCAGCCAGGCCTTCCACACGCTGTCGGCCGCCTTCCTGACCGGCGGGGCCTTCATGGTCGGCATCGCCGCCTACCACCTCGCCCGCAAGAAGCACGTAACCACGATGAAGACCTCGCTGCGGCTCGGCCTGGTCACCGTGGTCGTCGCCGGCCTCCTCACCGCGGTCAGCGGAGACGTGCTCGGCAAGGTCATGTTCAAGCAGCAGCCGATGAAGATGGCGGCCGCCGAGGCCCTGTGGGACGGTCAGAAGCCGGCGCCGTTCTCGATCTTCGCCTATGGCAACGTGGAGAAGGGCCACAACACGGTCGCCATCGAGATACCCGGCCTGCTGTCCTTCCTCGCCAACGACGACTTCGGCTCGTACGTCCCCGGTATCAACGACGTCAACAAGGCCGAGCAGCAGAAGTTCGGGCCCGGCGACTACCGGCCCAACATCCCCGTCACCTTCTGGGGCTTCCGCTGGATGATCGGATTCGGCATGTCCTCCTTCGCCATCGGACTGGCCGGACTCTGGCTGACCCGCAAGAAGTTCCTGCTGCCGCAGCATCTGCGGGTCGGCGACGACGAAGTGCCGCATCTGGTCCTGTTCCGGAACAAGGCCCTCAGCCCGCGGCTGACGACCTGGTACTGGCGGATCGCGATCTGGACCCTGGCCTTCCCGCTGATCGCCAACTCCTGGGGCTGGATCTTCACGGAGATGGGCCGCCAGCCATGGGTCGTCTACGGCGTGCTGCAGACCCGCCACGCGGTCTCCCCCGGCGTCTCCCAGGGCGAGGTCATCACCTCGATGACCGTCTTCACGCTGCTGTACGCCATCCTCGCCGTCGTCGAGGTGAAGCTGCTCGCGAAGTACGTCAAGGCCGGCCCGCCGGAGCTGACGGAGGCCGACCTGAACCCGCCCACGAAGATCGGCGGCGACCTCCGTGACGCCGACAAGCCGATGGCCTTCTCGTACTAG
- the hisC gene encoding histidinol-phosphate transaminase has product MSETSPKLRAELEGIPTYKPGKPAAAGGAVAYKLSSNENPYPPLPGVMETVTAAACSFNRYPDMACTALTNEIAERFGVPVSHVATGTGSVGVAQQLIQSTSGPGDEVIYAWRSFEAYPIITQISGATSVQVPLTPGDVHDLDAMADAITDRTRLIFVCNPNNPTGTVVRQAELERFLDRVPGDVLVVLDEAYREFIRDPEVPDGVMLYRERPNVCVLRTFSKAYGLAGLRVGFAIAHEPVAAALRKTAVPFGVSQLAQDAAIASLRAEDALLGRVGSLVCERARVVDALRAQGWTVPETQANFVWLRLGERTVAFAEACEQAGVVIRPFPGEGVRVTIGESEANDIFVKTAEAFRKEV; this is encoded by the coding sequence GTGAGCGAGACGAGCCCGAAGCTGCGTGCCGAGCTGGAGGGTATCCCCACCTACAAGCCGGGCAAGCCGGCCGCGGCGGGCGGTGCGGTGGCGTACAAGCTGTCCTCCAACGAGAACCCCTACCCCCCGCTGCCGGGTGTGATGGAGACGGTGACGGCGGCCGCCTGCTCCTTCAACCGCTATCCGGACATGGCGTGCACGGCGCTGACCAACGAGATCGCCGAGCGCTTCGGGGTGCCGGTCTCCCACGTGGCCACCGGCACCGGTTCCGTCGGTGTCGCCCAGCAGCTCATCCAGTCCACCAGCGGCCCCGGCGACGAGGTCATCTATGCCTGGCGGTCCTTCGAGGCCTACCCGATCATCACACAGATCAGCGGGGCGACCTCCGTCCAGGTGCCGCTGACGCCGGGTGACGTGCACGACCTGGACGCGATGGCCGACGCGATCACCGACCGCACCCGGCTGATTTTCGTCTGCAACCCGAACAACCCGACCGGCACGGTGGTGCGGCAGGCCGAGCTGGAACGGTTCCTCGACCGGGTGCCCGGTGACGTGCTGGTGGTGCTGGACGAGGCCTACCGCGAGTTCATCCGCGACCCCGAGGTTCCGGACGGCGTAATGCTGTACCGAGAGCGGCCCAATGTCTGCGTGCTGCGCACGTTCTCGAAGGCGTACGGCCTGGCCGGGCTGCGGGTGGGCTTCGCGATCGCGCATGAGCCGGTGGCGGCGGCGCTGCGCAAGACGGCCGTGCCGTTCGGCGTGAGCCAGCTGGCGCAGGACGCGGCAATCGCCTCGCTGCGCGCCGAGGACGCGTTGCTGGGCCGGGTCGGCTCGTTGGTGTGCGAGCGCGCGCGCGTGGTCGACGCGCTGCGCGCGCAGGGCTGGACGGTGCCCGAGACGCAGGCCAACTTCGTGTGGCTGCGGCTGGGGGAGCGAACGGTCGCCTTCGCCGAGGCGTGCGAGCAGGCGGGCGTGGTGATCCGGCCGTTCCCGGGCGAGGGCGTGCGGGTGACGATCGGGGAGAGCGAGGCGAACGACATCTTCGTCAAGACGGCGGAAGCGTTCCGCAAGGAGGTCTGA
- a CDS encoding LacI family DNA-binding transcriptional regulator → MTAAGKHQVSRAETSRRGSRPGRAGIRDVAAAAGVSITTVSDALNGKGRLPDATRRHVREVADRLGYRPSAAARTLRTGKSGLIGLTVTTYGDEPFTFTEFAYFAEMARAATSAALARGYALVILPATSRHDVWSNVALDGTVVIDPSDQDPVVSELVRQGLPVVSDGRPAGSLPVTAWVDNDHEAAVLGILDHLAEAGARRIGLLTGTTTDTYTHLSTTAYLHWCERVGQDPVYEAYPAHDPCAGAVAADRLLARPDRPDAVYGLFDPNGTDLLAAARRYGLRVPDDLLLVCCSESMVYANTEPPITTLSLKPRRIGTAVVQLLIDAIEGVEADHPVEQVIPTELIVRTSSQRRPPRTTVSPPRTSQGR, encoded by the coding sequence ATGACAGCAGCAGGGAAGCACCAGGTGAGCCGCGCGGAAACCTCTCGGCGAGGCAGCCGGCCGGGCCGGGCGGGCATCAGAGACGTGGCCGCCGCCGCCGGAGTCTCCATCACGACCGTCTCCGACGCCCTCAACGGCAAGGGCCGGCTCCCGGACGCCACCCGACGCCATGTCCGCGAGGTCGCCGACCGGCTGGGGTACCGCCCCTCGGCCGCCGCCCGCACCCTCCGAACCGGCAAGTCGGGCCTCATCGGCCTGACCGTGACGACGTACGGGGATGAACCTTTCACCTTCACCGAGTTCGCGTACTTCGCCGAGATGGCCCGCGCCGCCACCTCGGCCGCGCTCGCCCGCGGCTACGCCCTCGTCATCCTCCCCGCGACCTCCCGCCACGACGTGTGGTCGAACGTCGCCCTGGACGGCACTGTCGTCATCGACCCCTCCGACCAGGACCCGGTCGTCAGCGAACTGGTCAGGCAGGGTTTACCGGTGGTCAGCGACGGCCGGCCGGCCGGCTCGCTCCCGGTCACCGCCTGGGTCGACAACGACCACGAGGCCGCCGTGCTCGGCATCCTCGACCACCTCGCCGAGGCCGGCGCCCGCCGTATCGGCCTGCTCACCGGCACCACGACCGACACGTACACCCATCTGTCGACGACCGCCTACCTGCACTGGTGCGAGCGTGTCGGCCAGGACCCGGTGTACGAGGCCTACCCGGCCCACGACCCGTGCGCGGGAGCCGTCGCCGCGGACCGGCTGCTCGCCCGCCCCGACCGGCCGGACGCCGTCTACGGACTGTTCGACCCGAACGGCACCGACCTGCTCGCCGCCGCCCGCCGCTACGGCCTGCGCGTCCCCGACGACCTGCTGCTGGTGTGCTGCAGCGAGTCCATGGTGTACGCCAACACCGAGCCGCCCATCACCACGCTCTCGCTGAAGCCGCGCCGCATCGGCACGGCGGTGGTCCAGCTCCTCATCGACGCGATCGAAGGGGTCGAGGCGGATCATCCGGTCGAGCAGGTGATACCGACGGAGCTGATCGTGCGCACATCGTCCCAACGGCGCCCGCCGCGCACGACGGTCAGTCCGCCGCGCACGTCGCAGGGGCGGTAG
- a CDS encoding metallophosphoesterase, producing the protein MVEGSMTQGAGQGPEVERTATLRDFRVPAYVPESGPYAHSTHPAETVRPVEEGYPAVEEGYPDAYTPTQRDLPVINRGDTVQVTVDPAPAPAPQPAGGPGPLYVVGDVHGYLDQLVAALQENGLIDSAGQWCAGTARLWFLGDFTDRGPDGIGVIDLVMRLSAEAAAAGGYCKALMGNHELLLLGAKRFGDTPVNSGAGTATFQAAWLLNGGQKSDMDRLQDHHLQWMARLDAVEEVDGYLLVHSDTTAYLDYGDSIEAVNDTVRETLTRNDADEVWDLFRKFTKRFSFRDEGGADAVRSLLDTYGGTRIVHGHSPIPYLLGEVGSEDGEETAGPVVEGPHVYADGLAIAMDGGVTMAGKLLVQQLPLDA; encoded by the coding sequence ATGGTGGAGGGGTCGATGACTCAGGGGGCCGGTCAGGGACCCGAGGTGGAGCGGACGGCGACGCTGCGCGACTTCCGGGTGCCCGCGTACGTGCCCGAGTCCGGCCCGTACGCCCACAGCACGCACCCCGCCGAGACCGTCCGGCCGGTCGAGGAGGGGTACCCGGCGGTCGAGGAGGGCTACCCGGACGCGTACACGCCCACCCAGCGGGACCTGCCCGTGATCAACCGCGGTGACACGGTTCAGGTGACCGTGGACCCGGCCCCCGCGCCCGCGCCGCAGCCGGCCGGCGGCCCAGGCCCCCTGTACGTCGTCGGCGACGTGCACGGCTATCTCGACCAGCTGGTCGCCGCCCTGCAGGAGAATGGGCTCATCGACTCCGCGGGCCAGTGGTGCGCGGGCACCGCGCGGCTGTGGTTCCTCGGTGACTTCACCGACCGCGGCCCGGACGGCATCGGCGTCATCGACCTGGTGATGCGGCTGTCCGCGGAGGCGGCCGCGGCCGGCGGCTACTGCAAGGCCCTCATGGGCAACCACGAACTGCTGCTGCTCGGCGCCAAGCGCTTCGGCGACACGCCCGTCAACTCCGGCGCGGGCACCGCCACCTTCCAGGCGGCCTGGCTGCTCAACGGAGGCCAGAAGTCCGACATGGACCGCCTCCAGGACCACCACCTGCAGTGGATGGCCCGCCTGGACGCGGTCGAAGAGGTCGACGGCTATCTGCTCGTGCACTCCGACACCACCGCCTACCTCGATTACGGCGACTCGATCGAGGCGGTCAACGACACCGTCCGCGAAACGCTGACCCGCAACGACGCGGACGAAGTGTGGGACCTGTTCCGCAAGTTCACCAAGCGCTTCTCCTTCCGCGACGAGGGCGGCGCCGACGCCGTACGCTCCCTGCTCGATACGTACGGCGGCACCCGCATCGTTCACGGCCACAGCCCCATTCCCTATCTGCTGGGCGAGGTCGGCTCCGAGGACGGCGAGGAGACAGCGGGCCCGGTGGTGGAGGGACCGCACGTCTACGCCGACGGACTCGCCATCGCGATGGACGGCGGCGTGACCATGGCCGGAAAACTGCTGGTCCAGCAACTTCCCCTGGATGCCTGA
- the thiC gene encoding phosphomethylpyrimidine synthase ThiC, producing MTNKDARTPASVQGEKTQEAGKSIGWHKAYVEGSRPDLLVPVRQVHLTNGQSVTLYDTSGPYTDPLVDTDVRRGLSPLRENWIIARGDTEEYAGRPVRPEDDGLKHTAPRGGLRNLDAVFPGRPRQPRRGRPGQAVTQLAYARRGEITPEMEFVAIRENVAPEVVREEIAAGRAVLPANVNHPEIEPMIIGKRFLVKVNANIGNSAVTSSIEEEVEKMTWATRWGADTVMDLSTGRNIHTTREWVLRNSPVPIGTVPLYQALEKVDGRAEELTWEIYKDTVIEQAEQGVDYMTVHAGVRLAYVPLTANRKTGIVSRGGSIMAAWCLAHHKESFLYENFEELCEILAAYDVTYSLGDGLRPGSIADANDEAQFAELRTLGELNSIAKRFNVQTMIEGPGHVPMHKIKENIDLQQEICDEAPFYTLGPLTTDVAPAYDHITSGIGAAMIAWWGTAMLCYVTPKEHLGLPNRDDVKTGVITYKIAAHAADLAKGHPGAQEWDDALSDARFEFRWEDQFNLALDPDTAREFHDETLPAEPAKTAHFCSMCGPKFCSMKISQDIRREHGTTRTEIEEGMAQKSKEFAAAGNRVYLPIAD from the coding sequence ATGACCAACAAGGACGCGCGCACGCCTGCCTCCGTTCAGGGCGAGAAGACCCAGGAGGCCGGGAAGTCCATCGGCTGGCACAAGGCGTACGTCGAGGGTTCGCGCCCCGACCTGCTGGTGCCGGTCCGTCAGGTGCACCTCACGAACGGGCAGTCGGTCACCCTGTACGACACCTCCGGCCCGTACACCGATCCGCTCGTCGACACCGATGTCCGCAGGGGGCTGTCACCGCTGCGGGAGAACTGGATCATCGCCCGCGGTGACACCGAGGAGTACGCGGGCCGTCCCGTCCGCCCCGAGGATGACGGGCTCAAGCACACCGCGCCGCGCGGGGGCCTGCGCAATCTCGACGCGGTGTTCCCGGGGCGGCCGCGTCAGCCGCGCCGTGGCCGCCCCGGGCAGGCGGTGACACAGCTCGCCTACGCCCGTCGCGGTGAGATCACTCCGGAGATGGAGTTCGTGGCGATCCGGGAGAACGTTGCTCCGGAAGTCGTCCGTGAGGAGATCGCCGCGGGCCGAGCGGTTCTTCCAGCCAACGTCAACCACCCGGAGATCGAGCCGATGATCATCGGCAAGCGATTCCTGGTGAAGGTCAACGCTAACATCGGCAACTCCGCGGTGACCTCCTCCATCGAGGAGGAGGTCGAGAAGATGACCTGGGCGACCCGGTGGGGAGCCGACACGGTCATGGACCTCTCCACCGGCCGCAACATCCACACCACTCGCGAGTGGGTCCTGCGCAACTCCCCCGTCCCCATTGGCACGGTGCCGCTCTACCAGGCACTGGAGAAAGTCGACGGCAGGGCCGAGGAACTGACCTGGGAGATCTACAAGGACACCGTCATCGAGCAGGCCGAGCAGGGCGTGGACTACATGACGGTGCACGCCGGCGTGCGCCTCGCTTATGTGCCGCTGACCGCGAACCGTAAGACCGGCATCGTCTCGCGCGGCGGCTCGATCATGGCGGCCTGGTGCCTCGCGCATCACAAGGAGTCGTTCCTCTACGAGAACTTCGAGGAGCTCTGCGAGATCCTCGCCGCCTACGACGTCACCTACTCCCTCGGTGACGGTCTCAGGCCCGGCTCGATCGCCGACGCCAACGACGAGGCGCAGTTCGCGGAGTTGCGCACACTCGGGGAACTCAACAGCATCGCCAAGCGTTTCAACGTACAGACCATGATCGAGGGCCCGGGACACGTCCCGATGCACAAGATCAAGGAGAACATCGACCTTCAGCAGGAGATCTGCGATGAAGCTCCGTTCTATACGCTCGGCCCGCTGACCACGGACGTCGCGCCGGCGTACGACCACATCACCTCCGGCATCGGTGCCGCGATGATCGCCTGGTGGGGCACGGCCATGCTCTGCTACGTCACGCCCAAGGAGCATTTGGGCCTGCCCAACCGCGACGACGTCAAGACCGGCGTCATCACCTACAAGATCGCCGCTCACGCAGCCGACCTCGCCAAGGGGCACCCAGGTGCGCAGGAGTGGGACGACGCCCTGTCCGACGCCCGCTTCGAGTTCCGGTGGGAGGACCAGTTCAACCTCGCCCTCGACCCGGACACGGCAAGGGAGTTCCACGACGAGACACTCCCGGCCGAGCCCGCCAAGACGGCCCACTTCTGCTCGATGTGCGGGCCGAAATTCTGTTCGATGAAGATCTCTCAGGACATCCGACGCGAGCACGGCACGACCCGGACCGAGATCGAGGAGGGCATGGCACAGAAGTCGAAGGAGTTCGCCGCCGCGGGCAACCGCGTGTACCTGCCGATCGCGGACTGA
- a CDS encoding YibE/F family protein, translated as MTTTQQSPYPPPEPERGRRSGAGGIHPHGTPDGHHHAHGDEAAVGHGHGQRPGRGQGHAHGHSHSHSHGPATPVSKHLRKVIAAILIPFAAAVVVGLAVLWPGGAPSHERTGVGFDRQTQQATVAKVVDVSCKSVNASGNTPIGDSSTTAGSSAQQQASATCKKATVRVDTGKDKGRTFTEIVQPDQPRQLHQGEKVVVAYEPSAPRDLQYSVADVNRRFPMALLAGVFALAVVVVGRMRGVMALIALAISFLVLNLFVLPAILQGSNPLLVAVVGSSAIMLIALYMCHGLSARTSVAVLGTLISLVLIGVLGSLFIGWAALTGNTDDNTGLIHGLYPSIDMSGLLLAGVIIGSLGVLDDVTVTQTSAVWELHEANPAMGWRGLYRAGIRIGRDHIASVVNTLVLAYAGAALPLLLLFSIARSGVSTVANSELVAEEIVRTLVGSIGLVACVPVTTALAALVVSADRPGREPAMAPAALSAPARGGRGRRRKR; from the coding sequence GTGACCACGACGCAGCAGTCCCCCTACCCGCCACCCGAACCAGAGCGCGGACGCCGCTCCGGAGCAGGCGGCATTCATCCCCACGGAACCCCGGACGGCCACCACCATGCTCACGGCGACGAAGCCGCTGTGGGACACGGGCACGGCCAGCGCCCCGGCCGTGGGCAGGGACACGCGCACGGCCACTCGCACAGTCACAGCCATGGGCCCGCCACTCCCGTCTCGAAGCACCTTCGCAAGGTCATCGCAGCGATCCTGATCCCGTTCGCCGCCGCGGTGGTGGTCGGGCTCGCCGTGCTGTGGCCGGGCGGCGCCCCCTCGCACGAACGCACAGGCGTGGGCTTCGACCGGCAGACGCAGCAAGCCACGGTCGCCAAGGTGGTCGACGTCAGTTGCAAGTCGGTGAACGCCTCGGGGAACACACCGATCGGCGACTCCTCCACCACGGCGGGCTCCTCCGCACAGCAGCAGGCCTCCGCCACCTGCAAGAAGGCCACGGTCCGGGTCGACACCGGCAAGGACAAGGGCCGTACCTTCACCGAGATCGTGCAGCCGGACCAGCCGCGGCAACTGCATCAGGGCGAGAAGGTCGTGGTCGCCTACGAGCCCTCCGCGCCCAGGGATCTGCAGTACTCGGTCGCCGATGTGAACCGACGCTTTCCCATGGCGCTGCTGGCCGGTGTCTTCGCACTCGCCGTCGTGGTCGTCGGGCGAATGCGGGGCGTCATGGCGCTGATCGCGTTGGCCATCAGTTTCCTGGTGCTGAACCTCTTCGTCCTGCCCGCGATCCTGCAGGGGTCGAATCCACTGCTCGTGGCGGTGGTGGGGTCGAGCGCCATCATGCTGATCGCGCTGTACATGTGCCATGGCCTGTCCGCGCGCACGTCCGTGGCAGTGCTCGGCACGCTGATCTCACTGGTGCTGATCGGCGTCCTGGGCTCGCTCTTCATCGGCTGGGCCGCGCTCACCGGCAACACCGACGACAACACCGGCCTGATCCATGGGCTGTATCCGTCGATCGACATGAGTGGTCTGCTGCTCGCCGGTGTCATCATCGGCTCGCTCGGTGTCCTCGACGATGTGACGGTGACACAGACCTCGGCGGTCTGGGAGTTGCACGAGGCCAATCCGGCGATGGGCTGGCGCGGGCTGTACCGTGCCGGCATCCGCATCGGGCGCGACCACATCGCGTCCGTGGTGAACACTCTCGTCCTGGCGTACGCGGGCGCCGCGCTCCCCCTGCTGCTGCTCTTCTCCATCGCGCGGAGCGGTGTGTCGACCGTCGCCAACAGCGAACTCGTCGCGGAGGAGATCGTACGGACGCTGGTGGGCTCGATCGGCCTGGTCGCCTGTGTGCCGGTCACGACGGCTCTGGCGGCCCTTGTGGTCTCGGCCGACCGCCCGGGCCGGGAGCCGGCCATGGCGCCGGCCGCCCTGTCCGCTCCGGCGCGCGGCGGGAGGGGAAGGCGCCGCAAACGATGA
- a CDS encoding SsgA family sporulation/cell division regulator translates to MRESVQAEVMMSFLVSEELSFRIPVELRYETCDPYAVRLTFHLPGDAPVTWAFGRELLIDGVGTPCGDGDVRISPAETDSLSEVLIRLQVGADRALFRSSTAPLVAFLDRTDKLVPLGQEGALADFDAHLDEALDRILAEEQSAG, encoded by the coding sequence ATGCGCGAGTCCGTACAGGCAGAGGTCATGATGAGCTTTCTCGTGTCGGAGGAGCTCTCCTTCCGCATCCCGGTGGAGCTGCGGTACGAGACCTGCGATCCCTACGCCGTACGGCTGACCTTCCATCTTCCCGGGGATGCCCCGGTGACCTGGGCCTTCGGACGGGAGTTGCTGATCGACGGGGTGGGCACCCCGTGCGGGGACGGCGATGTGCGAATCTCACCCGCCGAGACCGATTCGCTGAGCGAGGTCCTGATTCGCCTTCAGGTCGGCGCGGACCGGGCGCTCTTCCGCTCTTCGACGGCGCCGCTCGTGGCGTTCCTCGACCGTACGGACAAGCTGGTGCCGCTGGGCCAGGAGGGGGCACTCGCGGACTTCGACGCCCACCTCGACGAGGCCCTCGACCGCATCCTGGCGGAGGAGCAGAGCGCGGGCTGA
- a CDS encoding helix-turn-helix domain-containing protein, with the protein MERPRATVPEQQHCEASQTLIGSVQRAMRLLETVARHQHGAPAKQLARETGLALPTAYHLLRTLVHEGYLYRDRGLFFLGEAAERLSSSGAAQKRRSTVVDTLAQWRDSIGVPVYYAMYRDGEIEVMCVSDTPGNPAVEEWADFRETGHAHAIGQCLLSQLDENARRDHLDRYPVQSITPYTVRDNHTLLRRLERMPRMEPVTERQEYALGTVCAAIPITVGTIATTMALSLPAHQADRLLLAARQLQGEVGRRLGSLALSISI; encoded by the coding sequence GTGGAGCGGCCTCGCGCGACCGTTCCGGAGCAGCAGCACTGCGAGGCCTCCCAGACCCTCATCGGGTCGGTGCAGCGCGCGATGCGCCTGCTGGAAACCGTCGCACGACACCAGCACGGGGCACCCGCCAAACAGCTCGCCCGTGAGACCGGGCTCGCGCTTCCCACGGCCTATCACCTGCTGCGGACCCTCGTGCACGAGGGCTATCTGTACCGCGACAGGGGCCTGTTCTTCCTCGGCGAGGCAGCCGAACGGCTGAGCAGCAGCGGGGCAGCGCAGAAACGTCGCAGCACGGTCGTCGACACACTGGCGCAGTGGCGGGATTCGATCGGCGTCCCGGTGTACTACGCGATGTACCGCGACGGCGAGATCGAGGTCATGTGCGTCTCCGACACCCCGGGCAATCCGGCGGTCGAGGAGTGGGCCGACTTCCGTGAGACGGGGCACGCGCATGCGATCGGGCAGTGCCTGCTGTCCCAGCTGGACGAGAACGCCCGACGTGACCACCTCGACCGCTACCCGGTGCAGTCCATCACCCCCTACACGGTGCGCGACAACCACACGCTGCTGCGGAGGCTCGAACGGATGCCGCGCATGGAGCCGGTGACCGAGCGGCAGGAGTACGCCCTGGGAACGGTCTGCGCGGCGATCCCGATCACGGTGGGCACCATCGCGACCACCATGGCTCTCTCGCTCCCCGCCCACCAGGCCGACCGGCTGCTGCTCGCGGCGCGGCAGCTCCAGGGGGAGGTGGGGCGGCGCCTTGGGTCCCTCGCGCTCTCTATCAGTATCTGA
- a CDS encoding DUF5326 family protein, with product MREIFAGLPWWVKWVAVPVIALVVFGGVIASVVGFVIGLLFKLLVFVALVGGLIYIVRKFMSSSSSRSDW from the coding sequence ATGCGAGAGATCTTCGCGGGTCTGCCGTGGTGGGTGAAGTGGGTCGCGGTGCCGGTCATCGCCCTGGTCGTCTTCGGCGGGGTGATAGCGAGCGTGGTCGGCTTCGTCATCGGTCTGCTGTTCAAGCTGCTGGTCTTCGTGGCGCTGGTGGGCGGACTGATCTACATCGTGCGGAAGTTCATGTCGAGTTCCTCGTCGCGAAGCGACTGGTGA
- a CDS encoding cupin domain-containing protein, producing MKAFRLDELEAERAANEGAYLQFLRERNMSVGLYALNAGEHDPQKPHNQDEVYFVVSGRASITVGLETTEVARGSVVYVPAGVAHKFHHISEDLRVLVVFSPPEA from the coding sequence ATGAAGGCATTCCGGCTGGACGAACTGGAGGCGGAGCGAGCCGCCAACGAGGGCGCCTACCTTCAGTTCCTGCGGGAGCGGAACATGTCGGTCGGTCTGTACGCGCTCAACGCGGGCGAGCACGATCCGCAGAAGCCGCACAACCAGGACGAGGTGTACTTCGTCGTGAGCGGCCGTGCCTCGATCACGGTCGGCCTGGAGACGACCGAGGTGGCGCGCGGCAGCGTGGTCTACGTGCCGGCCGGGGTCGCCCACAAGTTCCACCACATCAGTGAGGACCTGCGCGTTCTGGTGGTGTTCTCTCCGCCGGAAGCCTGA
- a CDS encoding phage holin family protein encodes MKNFVVKTIANAGALAVAVWLLDKITLTGDGAAKKAGTLIVVALVFGLVNFLVKPILKVLTFPLFILTLGLITLVVNALMLLLTSWVCGKLQLSFHVEGFWTAVLGGLIISVVSWALHMILPDED; translated from the coding sequence ATGAAGAATTTCGTAGTCAAGACGATCGCCAACGCGGGCGCCCTGGCGGTCGCCGTATGGCTGCTCGACAAGATCACCCTCACCGGCGACGGCGCCGCCAAGAAGGCCGGCACGCTGATAGTCGTCGCACTGGTCTTCGGCCTGGTGAACTTCCTTGTCAAGCCGATCCTGAAGGTCCTGACCTTCCCGCTGTTCATTCTGACGCTCGGCCTGATCACCCTGGTGGTCAACGCGCTGATGCTGCTGCTCACCTCGTGGGTGTGCGGCAAGCTCCAGCTGAGTTTCCACGTCGAGGGCTTCTGGACCGCCGTCCTCGGCGGCCTGATCATCTCGGTCGTCTCCTGGGCGCTGCACATGATCCTGCCGGACGAGGACTGA